Proteins encoded in a region of the Gulosibacter sediminis genome:
- a CDS encoding cytochrome c biogenesis CcdA family protein: MNPGEVIISGQLLAALPIALLAGLISFASPCVLPVIPGYIGMLGAVSDTKKSDTKNSDKNKQDAREPAASGGTATAVREAAAPARGRVALGALLFVLGFSVIYVVTGAFFGQLGVWFLRYQDPITRILGVVVILMGLVFMGMAGPWQRTIKLGRAPAGLVGAPLLGAIFALGWAPCIGPTLVAIQSLSFDSASAGRGALLAFAYCLGLGLPFVLAAVFWSSATGWIGWLKRHIRTINLIGAALIILIGVLMVAGVWQLFVSYIGSILPGYVAPL, encoded by the coding sequence GTGAACCCCGGCGAAGTCATCATCAGCGGGCAGCTCCTCGCGGCGCTGCCGATCGCGCTGCTCGCCGGGCTCATCTCATTCGCCTCGCCCTGCGTGCTGCCCGTGATTCCGGGGTACATCGGCATGCTCGGCGCGGTCTCCGACACCAAAAAATCAGACACCAAGAACTCCGACAAGAACAAGCAGGATGCGCGCGAGCCGGCCGCGTCGGGCGGCACGGCCACCGCGGTGCGCGAGGCCGCGGCCCCGGCCCGCGGTCGCGTCGCGCTCGGCGCCCTGCTGTTCGTGCTCGGCTTCTCGGTGATCTACGTTGTCACCGGCGCCTTCTTCGGTCAGCTCGGCGTCTGGTTCCTGCGCTACCAAGACCCCATCACGCGCATCCTCGGCGTCGTCGTGATTCTCATGGGCCTCGTGTTCATGGGCATGGCGGGCCCCTGGCAGCGCACGATCAAGCTCGGCCGCGCACCCGCCGGCCTCGTCGGCGCACCGCTGCTCGGCGCGATCTTCGCGCTCGGCTGGGCGCCGTGTATCGGCCCGACCCTCGTCGCGATCCAGTCGCTCTCGTTCGACTCGGCCTCGGCCGGGCGCGGCGCGCTGCTCGCCTTCGCTTACTGCCTCGGCCTCGGCCTCCCATTCGTGCTCGCCGCCGTGTTCTGGAGCTCGGCGACGGGCTGGATCGGTTGGCTCAAGCGGCACATCCGCACCATCAACCTCATCGGCGCCGCCCTGATCATCTTGATCGGCGTGCTCATGGTTGCTGGCGTGTGGCAGCTGTTCGTCTCCTACATCGGATCTATTCTTCCCGGATATGTCGCGCCCCTCTGA
- a CDS encoding TlpA family protein disulfide reductase, whose translation MTATALGLATALALTGCANDEFAQQYAADSEQGYVSGDGSWEIFPADQRADPIAFEGPTESGDTFSSEDYAGEVVVVNFWYAACPPCRAEAADLQSVNEKYEDDGVQFVGVNVYDQASTAQSFADEFGVTYPSILDVDDAGVRLAFADNVSPQAIPSTLVLDRNGSVAAVIRGLADTSVLSSMIDDALAE comes from the coding sequence GTGACCGCAACCGCGCTCGGCCTCGCCACGGCCCTCGCCCTCACCGGCTGCGCCAACGACGAGTTCGCGCAGCAGTACGCCGCAGATTCTGAGCAGGGCTACGTTTCGGGCGACGGCTCGTGGGAGATCTTCCCCGCCGACCAACGCGCCGACCCCATCGCCTTTGAGGGGCCGACCGAGTCGGGCGACACCTTCTCGAGCGAGGACTATGCCGGCGAGGTCGTCGTCGTCAACTTCTGGTACGCGGCCTGCCCGCCGTGCCGCGCCGAAGCCGCCGATCTGCAGAGCGTCAACGAGAAGTACGAAGACGACGGCGTGCAGTTCGTCGGCGTCAACGTCTACGACCAGGCCTCAACCGCCCAGTCGTTCGCCGACGAGTTCGGCGTGACGTACCCGAGCATCCTCGACGTCGACGACGCGGGCGTGCGCCTCGCGTTCGCCGACAACGTGTCGCCGCAGGCTATCCCGTCGACCCTCGTGCTCGACCGCAACGGCTCGGTCGCCGCCGTGATTCGCGGCCTGGCTGACACCTCGGTGCTCAGCTCGATGATCGACGACGCGCTCGCCGAGTAG
- a CDS encoding histidine phosphatase family protein, which translates to MQEQRIHLVRHGEVDNPEGILYGRLPNYHLSDRGHRMAKLAADDLAARNVPAGRLVVSPLVRTQESASPVAEAFGLEPVIDDRIVEPWNVFEGQRLGGPDGAWRKPSNWPHFALPWVPSWGEPFTEIVARMKASLLEHAAAAKGADVIVVTHQLPIWMVHRAVTHRPLPHNPAKRRCALSSITVLEYHPATGFIEADYHEPAASELAGATDQGAV; encoded by the coding sequence ATGCAGGAGCAGCGAATCCACCTGGTGCGGCACGGCGAGGTCGACAACCCCGAGGGCATTCTGTACGGGCGCCTGCCGAACTACCATCTCAGCGACCGGGGCCATCGCATGGCGAAGCTCGCGGCCGACGATCTCGCGGCGCGCAACGTGCCGGCCGGGCGTCTCGTCGTCTCGCCGCTGGTGCGCACGCAGGAGTCGGCGTCGCCGGTCGCCGAGGCCTTCGGGCTCGAGCCGGTCATCGACGACCGCATTGTCGAGCCCTGGAACGTCTTCGAGGGCCAGCGCCTGGGCGGCCCCGACGGCGCCTGGCGCAAGCCAAGCAACTGGCCACACTTCGCCCTGCCGTGGGTGCCAAGCTGGGGCGAACCGTTCACCGAAATCGTCGCCCGCATGAAGGCCTCGCTGCTCGAGCACGCGGCCGCCGCGAAGGGCGCCGATGTTATCGTGGTGACACACCAATTGCCGATCTGGATGGTGCACCGGGCCGTGACCCACCGGCCACTCCCGCACAATCCAGCCAAGCGCCGTTGCGCCCTTTCGAGCATCACTGTGCTCGAATACCACCCGGCAACCGGCTTCATCGAAGCCGATTATCACGAACCGGCCGCCAGCGAACTCGCTGGGGCCACCGACCAGGGAGCTGTGTGA
- the aspS gene encoding aspartate--tRNA(Asn) ligase → MTQRTVIAALAGLEDGPVKVQGWVDTVRDQKKVQFVVLRDETGALQLVNPRSEGREQISDTISSLAQGTMLTVTGDLKKDERVKLGGLEVKVGEIIVESEADPETPIADDTSIDKRLDWRFLDLRTPRNNTLFRAQTTFTHAMRDYWFERDYIEVFTPKLMASASESNAELFKVDYFDRPAYLAQSPQFFKQMAQSAGFGKIFEIGPVFRADPSFTSRHATEFTGVDAEISWIDSHADVMNMQEELMRTALQAVSERHGDAIKEHFDVDVKVPDVAFPRIPLLEAREIVQSRGHKFERDDLDMDPEGEREIGRWALEEHGSEFVFLTDYPVSIRPFYHMRHEHDASLTKSYDLIWNGVEISTGAQREHRIDVLEQQIREKGLEPEELSFYLDFFRYGAPPHGGFGMGLARMMMLMLHQANLREVTYLFRGPNRLTP, encoded by the coding sequence GTGACTCAACGAACCGTGATTGCCGCACTTGCCGGGCTCGAGGATGGACCGGTCAAGGTTCAGGGCTGGGTAGACACCGTCCGCGACCAGAAGAAGGTGCAGTTCGTCGTGCTTCGCGACGAGACTGGCGCCCTGCAGCTCGTGAACCCGCGCAGCGAGGGCCGCGAGCAGATTAGCGACACGATCTCGTCGCTCGCGCAGGGCACCATGCTCACCGTCACCGGCGACCTCAAGAAGGACGAGCGCGTGAAGCTCGGCGGCCTCGAGGTGAAGGTCGGCGAGATCATCGTCGAGTCGGAGGCCGACCCCGAGACGCCGATCGCCGACGACACGTCGATCGACAAGCGCCTCGACTGGCGTTTCCTCGACCTGCGCACGCCGCGCAACAACACGCTCTTCCGCGCCCAGACCACCTTCACGCACGCGATGCGCGACTACTGGTTCGAGCGCGACTACATCGAGGTGTTCACGCCGAAGCTCATGGCGAGCGCGTCGGAGTCGAACGCCGAGCTGTTCAAGGTCGACTACTTCGACCGCCCCGCGTACCTCGCGCAGTCGCCCCAGTTCTTCAAGCAGATGGCGCAGTCGGCCGGCTTCGGCAAGATCTTTGAGATCGGCCCTGTGTTCCGCGCCGACCCGTCGTTCACCTCGCGTCACGCGACCGAGTTCACCGGTGTTGACGCCGAGATCTCGTGGATCGACTCGCACGCCGATGTCATGAACATGCAGGAGGAGCTCATGCGCACCGCCCTGCAGGCGGTCTCGGAGCGCCACGGCGACGCGATCAAGGAGCACTTCGACGTCGACGTGAAGGTGCCCGACGTCGCGTTCCCGCGCATCCCGCTGCTCGAGGCGCGCGAGATCGTGCAGTCGCGTGGCCACAAGTTCGAGCGCGACGACCTCGACATGGACCCCGAGGGCGAGCGCGAGATCGGCCGCTGGGCGCTCGAAGAGCACGGCAGCGAGTTCGTGTTCCTCACCGACTACCCCGTTTCGATCCGCCCGTTCTACCACATGCGGCACGAGCACGACGCGTCGCTGACGAAGTCGTACGACCTCATCTGGAACGGCGTCGAGATCTCGACGGGCGCGCAGCGCGAGCACCGCATCGACGTGCTCGAGCAGCAGATCCGCGAGAAGGGCCTCGAGCCCGAGGAGCTCTCGTTCTACCTCGACTTCTTCCGCTACGGCGCGCCCCCGCACGGCGGCTTCGGCATGGGCCTCGCCCGCATGATGATGCTCATGCTGCACCAGGCGAACCTGCGCGAGGTGACCTACCTCTTCCGCGGCCCGAACCGCCTCACGCCGTAA
- a CDS encoding DUF1345 domain-containing protein: MQPRWLAREDHRQWIVGAIGISVLVPLLLPGFSDFDEASTWSDRLERIAVPVIFAYAVMQATSVLSYVPLTLWAFRGAAGEDLATLARFSSPRNADEERQLRWAGFDEVSTAIGAGGISLICVLAFIIVPGVRESPLATYGALVAMVGSWILIVVAFAVRYMRDWAADGGEFIESREAPSFVDFLLVSLQVSTGYNLAKGMFETRRSRRNALIHNVIAYVFNTVIIALVISVALPAAMASS; this comes from the coding sequence ATGCAACCGCGCTGGCTCGCCCGCGAGGACCACCGTCAGTGGATCGTCGGCGCCATCGGCATCTCGGTGCTCGTGCCGCTGCTGCTCCCCGGTTTCAGCGACTTCGACGAGGCGAGCACGTGGTCCGACCGACTTGAGCGCATCGCGGTTCCGGTGATCTTCGCGTACGCCGTCATGCAGGCGACGAGCGTGCTTTCCTACGTGCCGCTGACGCTCTGGGCGTTCCGCGGGGCCGCGGGGGAGGACCTCGCCACGCTCGCGCGCTTCTCGTCACCACGCAACGCAGACGAAGAGCGCCAACTGCGCTGGGCAGGCTTCGACGAGGTGTCGACCGCGATCGGCGCCGGCGGCATCTCGCTCATCTGCGTGCTCGCGTTCATCATCGTGCCAGGCGTGCGCGAGAGCCCGCTGGCGACCTACGGCGCGCTCGTCGCGATGGTCGGCTCGTGGATCCTCATCGTCGTCGCCTTCGCGGTGCGGTACATGCGCGACTGGGCGGCCGACGGCGGCGAGTTCATCGAGTCGCGCGAGGCCCCGTCGTTCGTTGACTTTCTGCTCGTGTCGCTGCAGGTGTCGACCGGCTACAACCTGGCGAAGGGCATGTTCGAGACTCGGCGCTCACGCCGCAACGCGCTCATCCACAACGTCATCGCCTACGTCTTCAACACCGTCATCATCGCCCTCGTGATCTCGGTGGCGCTGCCGGCCGCCATGGCCTCGTCCTAG
- a CDS encoding acyltransferase family protein has protein sequence MQTLGDRLSSRENGLDVLRFLLAAVVIVSHTWLISGFSSHPTRGLGEWAVFAFFVLSGYLVTASAARMPIGPYLWRRALRIFPGLWTVLLVTAFVFAPLASVLSMQHYDFGDAVSYVTKNALLEVNQSTIDGTLELEPYRATWNGSLWTLMYEGAAYLAVGVLFLSKWVRGHLHLVIPVLFVAASVALPLAEGPLGITNEVALAALRLARYFLAGMLLYVFREHITLNPWLPIACAAAVIPLATMGWGTYLTPLPLALAVLWAGAVLPLRLPHRVDLSYGMYIWAFPIQQLIMLFGLGWLNPWVTAVIAFTIVVPLAWLSWTFVESPALRLRRLVPTRPRDDNAARSRGPAPLTSPVAATGRRTAALAAQSGQSRM, from the coding sequence ATGCAAACTCTGGGTGATCGGCTTTCAAGCCGCGAAAACGGCCTTGACGTCCTGCGCTTCCTGCTCGCCGCGGTCGTCATCGTCTCCCACACCTGGCTCATTTCGGGCTTCAGCTCGCATCCCACCCGCGGCCTCGGCGAGTGGGCGGTGTTCGCGTTCTTCGTGCTGAGCGGCTACTTGGTCACCGCATCCGCCGCCCGCATGCCGATCGGCCCGTACCTCTGGCGGCGCGCGCTCCGCATCTTCCCCGGACTCTGGACGGTTCTGCTGGTGACCGCGTTCGTCTTTGCGCCGCTCGCGTCAGTCCTCTCGATGCAGCACTACGACTTCGGCGACGCCGTGAGCTACGTCACAAAGAACGCCCTACTCGAGGTGAATCAGTCGACGATCGACGGCACCCTCGAGCTCGAGCCCTACCGGGCGACCTGGAACGGCTCGCTCTGGACCCTCATGTACGAGGGCGCCGCGTACCTCGCGGTCGGCGTGCTGTTTCTCAGCAAGTGGGTGCGCGGGCACCTGCACCTCGTGATTCCGGTGCTCTTCGTCGCCGCGAGCGTCGCGCTGCCCCTCGCCGAGGGCCCGCTCGGCATCACGAACGAGGTCGCGCTCGCCGCGCTGCGCCTCGCCCGCTACTTCCTCGCCGGGATGCTCCTCTACGTCTTCCGCGAGCACATCACTCTGAATCCCTGGCTGCCGATCGCCTGCGCGGCCGCGGTCATCCCGCTCGCGACGATGGGCTGGGGCACCTACCTCACGCCGCTGCCGCTCGCGCTCGCCGTGCTCTGGGCGGGCGCGGTGCTGCCGCTGCGCCTGCCGCACCGCGTCGACCTCTCGTACGGCATGTACATCTGGGCGTTCCCGATTCAGCAGCTGATCATGCTCTTCGGGCTCGGCTGGCTGAATCCGTGGGTGACGGCGGTGATCGCGTTCACGATCGTCGTGCCGCTCGCGTGGCTGTCGTGGACCTTCGTCGAATCGCCGGCGCTGCGGCTGCGCCGACTCGTGCCGACCCGCCCGCGAGACGACAACGCGGCGCGAAGCCGGGGCCCCGCGCCGCTCACGTCACCCGTCGCCGCTACAGGTCGGCGTACAGCAGCTCTGGCTGCTCAATCCGGTCAGTCACGAATGTGA
- a CDS encoding dihydrolipoamide acetyltransferase family protein — MNREFILPDLGEGLVEATIVDWKVAVGDEVHIDQLVVEVESAKSIVELPVPYAGTVVSLGGAVGDTLNAGQVLLTVGVGADAQLESDAPAPAPAQATEPAERADGTAVNAGSGAVLIGYGTNDSEARLKRPEGGRFKRRSKCAEPAAASCETGASSASVANVAPAVSSPAAASASAANPATFGQLDESRNSPVMSPLVRREAKEAGFDARHLQGTGPNGLVLRDDVRAAIAQLQSDVPATAELAAQNAADFGDRRVPLSGMRAVTAKHMASSHAEVPKATIWLDVDVTPLIELRRSLQEATGEKFSITTLIARLVVAGLRKHPRLNSSFDGDAVIEHGRINLGLAAQTPRGLVVPVVHHTESMNLRQLRDAVGEVVAAAGEGKFPPERLRGGTFTLNNYGAFGVDGASPIINQPEAAMLGIGRINDRPWAYRGEIALRKVATFSFVFDHRVCDGEAASQFLTFVTDRIEQPELLYADL, encoded by the coding sequence ATGAACCGAGAATTCATCCTGCCCGACCTCGGCGAAGGTCTCGTCGAGGCGACCATCGTCGACTGGAAGGTCGCCGTCGGCGACGAGGTGCACATCGACCAGCTCGTCGTTGAGGTCGAGTCGGCGAAGTCGATCGTCGAGCTGCCCGTGCCCTACGCGGGCACCGTCGTATCGCTTGGCGGCGCGGTGGGCGACACGCTCAACGCCGGTCAGGTGCTGCTCACGGTCGGCGTCGGCGCGGATGCGCAGCTCGAGTCGGATGCGCCGGCTCCCGCCCCAGCGCAGGCCACCGAACCCGCCGAGCGGGCCGACGGCACCGCCGTCAACGCCGGCTCGGGCGCCGTGCTCATCGGTTACGGCACGAACGACAGCGAGGCGCGGCTGAAGCGCCCCGAGGGCGGCCGCTTCAAGCGCCGCAGCAAGTGCGCTGAACCCGCGGCCGCGAGCTGTGAGACCGGCGCGAGCTCGGCATCCGTCGCGAACGTCGCTCCCGCAGTTTCAAGCCCGGCCGCCGCATCCGCCAGCGCCGCCAACCCCGCAACATTCGGCCAACTCGACGAGTCGCGCAACTCGCCCGTCATGTCGCCGCTCGTGCGCCGCGAGGCGAAGGAGGCCGGCTTCGACGCGCGGCACCTGCAGGGCACCGGCCCGAACGGCCTCGTGCTGCGCGACGACGTGCGCGCGGCGATCGCGCAACTGCAATCCGATGTGCCGGCGACCGCCGAGCTCGCCGCGCAGAACGCGGCCGATTTCGGCGACCGCCGAGTGCCACTCAGCGGCATGCGCGCCGTCACCGCGAAGCACATGGCCTCCTCGCACGCCGAGGTGCCGAAGGCGACGATCTGGCTCGACGTCGACGTGACGCCGCTCATCGAGCTGCGCCGCAGCCTGCAGGAGGCGACGGGCGAGAAGTTCAGCATCACGACGCTCATCGCGCGCCTCGTTGTCGCTGGCCTGCGTAAGCATCCTCGCCTCAACTCGAGCTTCGACGGCGACGCCGTCATCGAACACGGGCGCATTAACCTCGGCCTCGCGGCGCAGACCCCGCGCGGGCTCGTCGTGCCGGTCGTGCACCACACCGAGTCGATGAACCTGCGCCAGCTGCGGGATGCGGTGGGCGAGGTCGTCGCCGCGGCGGGTGAGGGCAAGTTCCCGCCCGAGCGACTGCGCGGCGGCACCTTCACGCTGAACAACTACGGCGCCTTCGGCGTCGACGGCGCCTCGCCGATCATCAACCAGCCTGAGGCGGCGATGCTCGGCATCGGGCGCATCAACGATCGCCCGTGGGCCTACCGCGGCGAGATCGCGCTGCGCAAGGTCGCGACCTTTAGCTTTGTCTTCGACCACCGCGTCTGCGATGGCGAGGCCGCGAGCCAGTTCCTCACATTCGTGACTGACCGGATTGAGCAGCCAGAGCTGCTGTACGCCGACCTGTAG
- a CDS encoding alpha-ketoacid dehydrogenase subunit beta: MTMIDTGYETAAAAEPEERDVPTASAPETLSIAAALTGALDDALAADDRVVVYGEDVGPLGGVFRVTDGLAAKWGPQRVWDSPLAESGIVGTAIGMAMAGMRPVVEMQFDAFSYPALEQVFSHVAKMRNRTRGRVELPLVIRIPYGGGIGGVEHHSDSSEAYWAHTPGLTVLTPSNAHDAYHQLRHAIDSQDPVIVFEPKRRYWTRGEVRRDEPGTDWNRARVLREGDDVVLLSYGPTVEVALRAAELGAEEGLSVEVIDLRSLSPFDDETVSASVRKCSRAAVIHEAAQFGGYGAEVAARVMQRNFHWLDAPVLRVTGFDIPYPSPKLEEFYLPTAERVLAALDTWEW, translated from the coding sequence ATGACCATGATCGACACCGGTTACGAAACCGCCGCCGCGGCCGAGCCCGAGGAGCGCGACGTGCCCACCGCATCCGCGCCCGAGACCCTGAGCATCGCCGCCGCTCTCACCGGGGCACTCGACGATGCGCTCGCCGCTGACGACCGTGTCGTCGTCTACGGCGAGGACGTCGGCCCGCTCGGCGGAGTCTTCCGCGTCACCGACGGCCTCGCAGCGAAGTGGGGCCCGCAGCGCGTGTGGGACTCGCCGCTCGCCGAGTCGGGCATCGTCGGCACCGCGATCGGCATGGCGATGGCGGGCATGCGCCCCGTCGTCGAGATGCAGTTCGACGCGTTCAGCTACCCGGCCCTCGAGCAGGTCTTCTCGCACGTCGCGAAGATGCGCAACCGCACGCGCGGGCGGGTCGAGCTGCCGCTCGTCATCCGCATCCCCTACGGCGGCGGCATCGGCGGCGTCGAGCACCACTCCGACTCGTCGGAGGCCTACTGGGCCCACACCCCGGGCCTCACGGTGCTGACGCCCTCGAACGCGCACGACGCCTACCACCAGCTGCGCCACGCGATCGACTCGCAAGACCCGGTGATCGTCTTCGAACCGAAGCGCCGCTACTGGACCCGCGGCGAGGTGCGCCGCGACGAGCCCGGCACCGACTGGAACCGTGCCCGCGTGCTGCGCGAGGGCGACGACGTCGTACTGCTCAGCTACGGACCAACCGTCGAGGTCGCCCTGCGCGCCGCCGAGCTTGGCGCCGAGGAGGGGCTCAGTGTCGAGGTCATCGACCTGCGCTCGCTCTCGCCCTTCGATGATGAGACGGTGTCGGCCTCGGTGCGCAAGTGCTCGCGCGCCGCGGTGATTCACGAGGCGGCTCAGTTCGGCGGCTACGGCGCCGAGGTCGCGGCCCGCGTCATGCAGCGCAATTTCCACTGGCTCGACGCCCCCGTGCTGCGCGTCACCGGCTTCGACATTCCCTACCCCTCGCCGAAGCTCGAGGAGTTCTACCTGCCCACTGCCGAGCGCGTGCTCGCCGCACTTGACACCTGGGAGTGGTGA
- a CDS encoding thiamine pyrophosphate-dependent enzyme translates to MRDNDVASLLPSDSPIQLLNAAGEPVEGGYELPDRDTLVEAYRRMVIARRWEAQVTALTRQGRLATYPSAYGQEAGEVGSVLGLEDRDWLFPTYRESSALLTRGMHPREILAFFRGDWHVAYDPYEWRASSLSTPLATQSLHAVGFAHGEHLQGRDTVTLAYLGDGSTSEGDAHEAMNFAATWQTATVFFVQNNQYAISVPLKHQTRSRSIADRGAGLGMPGISVDGNDVAAVIAVVREAAERARAGQGPTLIEARTYRLEAHTNSDDPSRYRESAEADAWREQDAIERLERYLAATGEVPEVPEAEEIAQLTRDVMNEDVTVDPLELFEHVYAEPRAALREQRDALAAELATREA, encoded by the coding sequence ATGCGAGACAACGACGTCGCGTCGCTGCTTCCCAGCGACTCACCCATTCAGCTGCTCAACGCGGCTGGCGAACCCGTCGAGGGCGGCTACGAGCTGCCCGACCGCGACACGCTCGTCGAGGCCTACCGACGCATGGTCATCGCCCGCCGCTGGGAGGCGCAGGTCACCGCGCTCACCCGCCAGGGTCGCCTCGCGACCTACCCATCCGCCTACGGCCAGGAGGCCGGCGAGGTCGGCAGCGTGCTCGGCCTCGAAGACCGCGACTGGCTCTTCCCGACCTACCGCGAGTCATCGGCACTGCTCACCCGCGGGATGCACCCGCGCGAGATCCTCGCGTTCTTCCGCGGCGACTGGCACGTCGCGTACGACCCGTATGAGTGGCGTGCCTCGTCGCTCTCGACCCCGCTCGCGACCCAGTCGCTGCACGCCGTCGGCTTCGCACACGGCGAGCACCTGCAGGGCCGCGACACCGTCACCCTCGCCTATCTCGGTGACGGCTCGACAAGCGAGGGCGACGCCCACGAGGCGATGAACTTCGCGGCAACCTGGCAGACCGCAACCGTTTTCTTCGTGCAGAACAACCAGTACGCCATCTCGGTGCCGTTAAAGCACCAGACCCGCTCGCGCTCGATTGCCGACCGCGGCGCCGGCCTCGGCATGCCGGGCATCAGCGTCGACGGCAACGACGTCGCCGCCGTCATCGCGGTCGTACGCGAGGCCGCCGAGCGCGCCCGCGCCGGCCAGGGCCCGACACTCATCGAGGCCCGCACCTACCGCCTCGAGGCGCACACGAACTCCGACGACCCGAGTCGCTACCGCGAATCGGCCGAGGCGGATGCGTGGCGCGAGCAAGATGCGATCGAGCGGCTCGAGCGCTACCTCGCGGCCACAGGCGAGGTGCCCGAGGTGCCCGAGGCCGAAGAAATCGCACAGCTCACCCGCGACGTCATGAACGAAGACGTCACGGTCGACCCACTCGAACTGTTCGAGCACGTCTATGCGGAGCCGCGCGCGGCGTTGCGCGAACAGCGCGATGCGCTGGCGGCCGAGCTCGCAACGAGGGAGGCATGA
- a CDS encoding DinB family protein → MTIDDHGRTEPPFTGDEYETLIGFLGYQRDTLEWKTRSLTDEQLRQTLAPSTMSLGGMLAHLAYVEDNWLAQHVGGNSNEPWASTDWQADYDADWHLVSTASGDELRELWRASVNASCAVISHVTGELGRTAALDSSYEVWKGEELVSLRWILVHLIEEYARHNGHADLIRESIDGETGE, encoded by the coding sequence ATGACGATCGACGACCATGGACGCACCGAACCTCCCTTCACCGGCGACGAATACGAGACCCTCATCGGCTTCCTGGGCTACCAGCGCGACACCCTCGAGTGGAAGACCCGATCGCTCACCGACGAGCAGCTCCGCCAGACGCTCGCGCCGAGCACGATGTCGCTCGGCGGCATGCTCGCGCACCTCGCCTACGTCGAAGACAACTGGCTCGCCCAGCACGTCGGCGGCAACTCCAACGAGCCCTGGGCGAGCACCGACTGGCAGGCCGACTACGACGCCGACTGGCACCTCGTGAGCACGGCGTCGGGCGACGAGCTTCGCGAACTTTGGCGCGCATCCGTCAACGCATCGTGCGCGGTCATTAGCCACGTCACGGGCGAACTCGGCCGCACAGCGGCGCTCGACTCGAGCTACGAGGTATGGAAAGGCGAGGAACTCGTCTCGCTCCGTTGGATCCTCGTGCACCTCATCGAGGAGTACGCGCGCCATAACGGCCACGCCGACCTAATCCGCGAGTCGATCGACGGCGAAACCGGCGAATAG